The following coding sequences are from one Gemmatimonadaceae bacterium window:
- a CDS encoding transglycosylase SLT domain-containing protein — MKKVLSMSMAALFAACAHAPAPVVAPAPTATSAPNHSAPSASPTPAGDTVVARAEPSGTAAAAPTDSAKVSASEVSQRAAEVFGDSSTATGKATAADSSSREGPSWDMDVHSYETTSRVEHYLRVFSGSAREHIVAQLEEGSRYEPMIRAKMRAGGLPEDMYYLALIESGFDPNAYSRAAAVGMWQFMASTARDMGMRVDWWVDERRDPVRSTAAAVGFIKDLKEQLGSLYLAAAAYNGGPGRIARGLTRYADDLEGTTGDDRFFALADKDFLPRETREYVPQLIATALIAKEPHRYGLEIRTLSPFVYDSVRVGPASPLAAIAKATGATVEQIVRLNPQVLRGMTPPRDSLRVRIPVGTSGSFDSLFRALPESERVGVRRVETKKGDYPETVAERYHLRTKYILVFNPKAERSKKTGRLAAGQVLLIPSAAVAAAATDAPDPSIERYSSGTRTHVVRHGESLGLIAKHYHTTVKSIMALNGLKRSIIFPGQSLVVSGRARRSSGGHRNAHGSGRSPSKSGVAQSGTPRR; from the coding sequence GTGAAAAAAGTCTTATCGATGTCGATGGCGGCCTTGTTTGCTGCTTGCGCCCACGCTCCGGCGCCCGTCGTGGCTCCCGCGCCAACCGCGACGTCCGCGCCCAATCACAGCGCGCCGAGCGCGAGTCCAACTCCAGCCGGTGACACGGTCGTCGCTCGCGCCGAGCCGTCAGGGACGGCGGCGGCCGCGCCGACGGACAGCGCGAAGGTGAGCGCCTCGGAGGTGAGTCAGCGTGCCGCCGAGGTTTTCGGCGACAGCAGCACTGCGACGGGGAAGGCCACCGCCGCGGACTCATCGAGTCGCGAGGGTCCGTCGTGGGACATGGATGTCCACTCGTACGAAACTACGTCTCGCGTGGAGCACTATCTTCGCGTATTCAGCGGTTCCGCGCGCGAGCACATCGTCGCGCAACTGGAAGAGGGCAGCCGCTACGAGCCGATGATTCGCGCCAAGATGCGCGCTGGTGGCTTGCCAGAGGATATGTACTACCTGGCGCTCATCGAGAGCGGTTTCGATCCCAATGCGTACTCGCGCGCCGCGGCCGTTGGCATGTGGCAGTTCATGGCGTCGACCGCGCGGGACATGGGAATGCGCGTCGACTGGTGGGTCGACGAACGGCGCGATCCTGTACGTTCCACCGCCGCCGCAGTCGGATTCATCAAGGACCTGAAGGAGCAACTGGGCTCACTCTACCTTGCGGCAGCGGCTTACAACGGCGGGCCGGGGCGTATCGCGCGTGGCCTAACGAGATACGCCGACGATCTCGAGGGGACGACGGGTGATGATCGCTTCTTCGCTCTCGCCGACAAGGATTTTCTGCCGCGCGAGACGCGAGAGTACGTACCTCAGCTCATCGCCACGGCGCTGATCGCCAAAGAGCCGCACCGGTACGGCCTGGAGATTCGAACGCTTTCGCCGTTTGTCTACGACTCGGTGCGAGTTGGACCCGCGAGTCCCCTGGCAGCAATAGCGAAAGCGACGGGCGCGACGGTCGAACAGATCGTGCGGCTCAACCCGCAGGTGCTGCGCGGAATGACGCCGCCGCGCGATTCACTGCGTGTACGCATTCCCGTCGGCACGTCTGGCTCGTTCGATAGTCTCTTTCGGGCTCTTCCCGAGTCTGAGCGCGTCGGTGTTCGGCGTGTCGAGACCAAGAAGGGAGACTATCCCGAGACGGTGGCGGAGCGATATCATCTGCGTACGAAGTACATCCTGGTCTTCAATCCAAAAGCTGAGCGCTCGAAAAAGACTGGTCGTCTTGCGGCAGGGCAGGTGCTTCTGATTCCAAGTGCCGCAGTTGCCGCCGCGGCAACCGATGCGCCGGACCCGTCAATCGAGCGGTACTCGAGCGGCACTCGCACGCACGTCGTGCGGCATGGGGAGAGCTTGGGACTCATCGCGAAGCATTACCACACAACGGTGAAATCGATCATGGCGCTGAATGGTCTCAAGCGCTCGATCATCTTCCCCGGTCAATCACTAGTCGTGTCTGGGCGGGCACGCCGCTCTTCGGGTGGTCATCGGAATGCCCACGGCTCGGGGCGCTCCCCCTCGAAATCAGGAGTCGCACAGTCGGGAACGCCGCGCCGATAA
- the rpiB gene encoding ribose 5-phosphate isomerase B, whose translation MKIAVGADHAGFPLKERMIETIREAGHQVIDCGADRIVPGDDYPDYAERVAVAIRDGQADRGVLICGSGVGASVAANKFTGIRAALCHDTFSAHQGVEDDSMNILCLGARVVGPSLAEELVSAFLRARFSNAERHARRLAKIIGFESHTART comes from the coding sequence ATGAAGATTGCCGTTGGTGCCGATCATGCCGGCTTCCCGCTCAAAGAGAGGATGATCGAGACCATTCGCGAGGCGGGACATCAGGTGATCGATTGTGGTGCCGACCGAATCGTTCCTGGCGACGACTATCCGGACTACGCCGAGCGCGTCGCGGTCGCGATCCGCGATGGGCAAGCCGACCGCGGTGTGCTCATCTGTGGAAGCGGCGTCGGCGCGTCCGTGGCGGCGAACAAGTTCACCGGCATTCGCGCAGCACTCTGCCACGACACGTTCTCCGCGCACCAGGGCGTCGAGGACGACTCGATGAACATTCTATGTCTCGGCGCGCGGGTCGTCGGACCGTCGCTCGCCGAAGAGCTCGTAAGCGCATTTCTTCGCGCGCGGTTCTCCAATGCCGAACGCCACGCCCGCCGGCTCGCGAAGATCATCGGCTTCGAGAGTCACACTGCACGAACCTGA
- a CDS encoding P1 family peptidase: MSHLLPLTLVLVAALATTAHGQRARARDLGVKPGVFPTGRNNAITDVAGVRVGHATLIQGDSVRTGVTAILPHEGNLFLDRVPAALYVGNGFGKLLGATQLNELGELETPILLTCTLCVWNAADALVGWMLEQPGMENVRSINPVVAETNDGTLNAIRTRPIGAKEVRAALAAAASGPVAEGSVGAGAGTIAFGWKGGIGTSSRVLPAALGGWTVGVLVQSNFGGILQVLGAPVGRELGQYAFKRDVQSATQRGDGSIVMVVATDAPLSDRNLRRLAARAIMGLSRTGSSAANGSGDYVLAFSTNSRVRRAYNAQRLTTEELANEEMSALFECVVEATEEAIYNSLFRATTVTGSGHTAEAIPLDKVREILTKFRVSDR, translated from the coding sequence ATGAGTCACCTTCTTCCATTGACCTTGGTTCTTGTCGCGGCGCTCGCCACGACCGCACACGGTCAGCGCGCGCGGGCGCGCGATCTTGGCGTGAAGCCCGGCGTGTTCCCTACGGGTCGCAACAACGCCATAACCGATGTTGCCGGTGTACGGGTGGGGCATGCTACGCTGATACAGGGTGACTCGGTCCGCACGGGCGTCACTGCAATCCTACCTCACGAGGGGAATCTCTTTCTCGATCGCGTACCGGCAGCACTCTACGTCGGCAATGGATTCGGCAAGCTGCTTGGGGCAACGCAGCTCAACGAGCTTGGGGAATTGGAGACACCAATTCTGCTCACATGCACGCTGTGCGTCTGGAATGCGGCGGACGCATTGGTCGGATGGATGCTCGAGCAACCCGGCATGGAGAATGTGCGCTCGATCAATCCAGTGGTCGCCGAGACGAATGACGGGACGCTGAACGCAATTCGGACGCGGCCAATCGGCGCAAAGGAGGTTCGTGCAGCGCTCGCCGCCGCAGCGTCGGGCCCGGTTGCCGAGGGGAGCGTCGGCGCGGGCGCCGGCACGATCGCGTTCGGCTGGAAGGGAGGGATCGGCACCAGCTCGCGAGTACTTCCCGCAGCGCTTGGCGGTTGGACTGTGGGCGTCCTCGTACAAAGCAACTTCGGGGGAATTCTGCAGGTACTCGGCGCGCCTGTGGGGCGCGAGCTGGGCCAGTACGCCTTCAAACGCGACGTGCAGTCGGCGACGCAGCGAGGCGATGGATCGATCGTGATGGTTGTCGCGACCGATGCGCCGCTCTCCGATCGCAACCTTCGCCGGCTCGCCGCGCGCGCGATCATGGGACTGAGTCGCACCGGCTCGTCTGCCGCGAACGGATCCGGAGATTATGTGCTGGCGTTCTCGACGAACAGCAGAGTGCGGCGCGCCTATAACGCGCAACGCCTAACGACCGAGGAGCTGGCGAACGAGGAGATGTCGGCACTCTTCGAGTGTGTCGTCGAGGCGACGGAGGAGGCGATTTACAATTCGCTCTTCCGGGCGACTACGGTGACGGGGAGCGGACACACCGCCGAGGCGATCCCCCTGGACAAGGTGCGTGAGATATTGACGAAGTTCCGCGTCTCCGACCGCTGA
- a CDS encoding serine hydrolase, with product MSLLAVIAISSQMSSALVVARAATIDDSLRTRVEHRIAEVPGATVAVAFRDLTRADTLYLAADERFHAASTMKVPVMIELFRQIDRHRLSLTQQLELKNEFASIVDGSPYTLNAGDDSDSLVYTWVGSPVSVHELLEHMITRSSNLATNTLIGVVGASAANATAHALGARDIQVLRGVEDGKAYAAGMNNMTTARDLATLMTAIETGAAASRASTDSMRAVLTRQQFNDEIPAGLPPGTRVAHKTGQITGHLHDAAVVYPQERGPYVLVVLTRGIDDEKVARSLIADISRLVYEHATRASSASAARDSR from the coding sequence ATGTCTCTCCTCGCAGTAATCGCCATATCGAGCCAAATGTCGAGTGCGCTGGTGGTGGCGCGCGCAGCGACGATCGACGATTCCCTGCGGACGCGTGTCGAGCACCGCATTGCAGAAGTGCCCGGTGCGACGGTCGCGGTCGCGTTTCGCGACCTCACGCGTGCGGACACGCTCTACCTCGCCGCCGACGAGCGATTTCACGCAGCGAGCACTATGAAAGTCCCCGTGATGATCGAGCTGTTTCGCCAGATCGATCGTCACCGGTTGAGTCTCACTCAGCAGCTCGAGCTGAAGAACGAATTCGCGTCGATCGTCGACGGATCGCCGTACACGCTGAACGCGGGCGACGATTCGGACAGTCTGGTTTACACCTGGGTTGGCTCTCCCGTGAGCGTGCATGAGCTGCTCGAGCACATGATCACGCGCTCGAGCAATCTCGCGACGAACACACTCATCGGAGTCGTGGGCGCATCGGCTGCAAACGCGACGGCGCACGCGCTCGGCGCGCGCGACATTCAGGTTCTACGCGGTGTGGAGGATGGGAAAGCGTACGCCGCTGGAATGAACAACATGACGACGGCGCGCGATCTCGCGACGCTGATGACGGCGATCGAGACTGGCGCTGCCGCGTCTCGGGCGAGCACCGACTCGATGCGCGCGGTGCTGACGAGGCAGCAGTTCAACGACGAGATCCCGGCCGGTCTGCCGCCCGGAACGCGCGTCGCGCACAAGACGGGACAGATCACCGGGCACCTTCACGACGCTGCAGTCGTGTATCCGCAGGAGCGCGGCCCCTACGTTCTCGTCGTGCTCACGCGCGGGATCGACGATGAGAAGGTTGCGCGTTCGCTCATCGCCGACATATCGAGATTGGTTTACGAACACGCGACGCGGGCTTCGAGCGCGTCAGCGGCGAGGGACTCCCGATGA
- a CDS encoding transcriptional regulator translates to MAKHGAVPDDRGEGAAAAGGGNGGDHRRGDGRARAAAPTPLRTVRGKAKNEGPLALDRLIHERIRLGILSALAATDAVSFNDLKKLLATTDGNLSVHARKLEEANYIACTKSFENRVPKTEYSITAAGRRAFERYLDHMEALIRAARER, encoded by the coding sequence GTGGCTAAGCACGGCGCAGTCCCGGACGACCGCGGCGAAGGCGCCGCGGCTGCTGGTGGCGGGAACGGAGGCGATCATCGGCGCGGCGATGGCAGGGCTCGCGCCGCGGCGCCGACTCCATTGCGCACGGTGCGCGGCAAGGCGAAGAACGAGGGCCCGCTGGCGCTCGATCGTCTGATCCACGAGCGCATCCGATTGGGAATTCTCAGCGCCCTCGCGGCCACCGACGCGGTGAGCTTCAATGATCTCAAGAAGCTCCTGGCCACGACCGACGGCAACCTGAGCGTGCATGCGAGGAAGCTGGAGGAGGCGAATTACATCGCCTGCACGAAGTCTTTCGAGAACCGCGTGCCGAAAACGGAGTATTCAATCACAGCCGCCGGACGCCGTGCGTTCGAACGGTACCTCGATCACATGGAAGCACTCATTCGTGCCGCGCGCGAGCGCTGA
- a CDS encoding transglycosylase SLT domain-containing protein, translating to MRNLRGTYVHRGDAARRRRRLKRFLYASAVVAVVAVVLAARHPDTASAEVALHSPTFSLGFGGGTKELREALDSTKGEMDLLRAQYERADRIIHFSSRFAIPANTAMHILDESMAEGIDPELAFRLVKLESDFNTRATSSVGAIGLTQMMLPTARYYDKSITKEKLYDPTTNLRIGFRYLRGLIGQYHGDAKLALLVYNRGEVAVNNALHAGLDPSNGYDRILTKGYKGKGVVE from the coding sequence ATGCGCAATCTCCGTGGTACGTACGTGCACCGTGGCGATGCCGCCCGGCGACGTAGGCGCCTCAAGCGATTCCTGTATGCATCGGCTGTCGTTGCGGTCGTGGCGGTCGTTCTCGCGGCTCGCCATCCCGATACAGCGAGCGCAGAGGTCGCGCTCCACTCCCCCACCTTCTCATTAGGGTTCGGCGGAGGAACGAAGGAACTGCGTGAGGCACTCGACTCGACCAAGGGCGAGATGGATCTCCTTCGCGCGCAGTACGAGCGCGCCGACAGGATCATCCATTTTTCCAGCCGGTTCGCGATCCCCGCGAACACGGCCATGCACATCCTCGATGAGTCGATGGCCGAAGGCATCGATCCCGAGCTCGCTTTCCGTCTCGTCAAGCTCGAGAGCGACTTCAATACCCGGGCAACGAGTTCAGTCGGCGCCATCGGACTTACTCAGATGATGCTCCCGACGGCTCGCTACTATGACAAGAGCATCACCAAGGAGAAGCTGTACGATCCCACGACCAATCTGCGGATCGGATTCCGGTATCTCCGTGGCCTGATCGGCCAGTATCACGGCGACGCGAAGCTCGCGCTGCTCGTCTACAATCGGGGCGAGGTCGCGGTGAATAACGCGCTCCACGCCGGCCTGGATCCGTCGAATGGGTACGACCGGATTCTCACGAAGGGCTACAAGGGCAAGGGCGTCGTCGAATAG
- the moaC gene encoding cyclic pyranopterin monophosphate synthase MoaC: protein MKKEKKEKNRLSHVATSGDATMVDVSKKELTDRVATARGSIRMLPTTLAAIEANSLKKGDVLSVARVAGILAAKRTPELIPLCHPIPLTDVQIEVRADHGLPGIIAEATARATWKTGVEMEALMAVTVCLLTVYDMAKALDRGMELGDISLVQKSGGKLGDWSRG, encoded by the coding sequence ATGAAAAAGGAGAAGAAGGAGAAGAATCGGCTGTCGCACGTGGCGACATCGGGCGACGCAACGATGGTTGACGTCAGCAAAAAAGAGCTGACCGATCGCGTTGCCACAGCGAGAGGGTCGATCCGCATGCTGCCCACGACATTGGCCGCGATCGAAGCGAACTCGCTCAAGAAGGGAGATGTGCTTTCGGTCGCTCGGGTCGCAGGCATTCTCGCGGCGAAGCGCACACCGGAGCTCATTCCTCTCTGTCACCCGATTCCACTCACCGACGTGCAAATAGAAGTGCGAGCCGACCACGGCCTCCCGGGCATTATCGCCGAGGCAACTGCCCGCGCGACCTGGAAAACAGGGGTAGAAATGGAGGCGCTTATGGCCGTAACAGTCTGCCTACTCACAGTTTACGACATGGCCAAGGCTCTCGATCGGGGAATGGAGCTCGGCGATATATCGCTGGTACAAAAGTCAGGTGGCAAGCTGGGCGATTGGTCAAGGGGTTGA
- the uppS gene encoding polyprenyl diphosphate synthase, with product MSRNSAVTLSATSGIHVGIIMDGNGRWAAARGLPRTAGHHAGVRMARTIVEAAVRAGIGTLTLYAFSSDNWSRPTPEVTALMRLLRRSLHTESKRCLANGVRLTIVGRRDRLPAPLRAAIVDAEALTARCRNLHLRVAIDYSSRDGILRAAERYAQQVVRAGGEMASLTKEQFGELLSEVHHDPRPVRDVDLLIRTGGEQRLSDFMLWECAYAELYFTQAMWPQFGEEELREALRVFESRERRFGGVPAQAAS from the coding sequence ATGTCGCGGAACTCAGCGGTGACGCTTTCTGCCACGTCGGGCATTCATGTTGGAATCATCATGGACGGCAACGGCCGATGGGCCGCGGCGCGGGGACTGCCGCGCACGGCTGGCCACCACGCGGGCGTGCGCATGGCGCGCACGATCGTCGAAGCGGCGGTCCGCGCCGGTATCGGGACGCTCACGTTGTACGCGTTCTCGTCCGACAACTGGAGTCGTCCAACGCCCGAGGTCACCGCGCTCATGCGGTTGCTTCGACGATCGCTGCACACCGAATCGAAGCGCTGCCTCGCGAACGGCGTGCGCCTGACGATCGTCGGTCGTCGTGACCGGCTGCCGGCGCCACTGCGTGCCGCCATCGTCGACGCCGAGGCACTCACCGCGCGCTGTCGCAATCTGCACCTTCGCGTGGCGATCGATTATTCGTCGCGAGACGGGATCCTGCGCGCTGCCGAGCGTTATGCACAGCAGGTCGTTAGGGCTGGCGGCGAGATGGCGTCCCTCACGAAAGAGCAGTTCGGCGAGCTGCTTTCCGAAGTGCATCACGATCCTCGTCCCGTGCGAGACGTCGATCTCCTGATTCGCACCGGCGGCGAGCAGCGCCTCAGCGATTTCATGCTCTGGGAGTGCGCGTACGCCGAGCTGTACTTCACGCAAGCGATGTGGCCGCAGTTCGGTGAGGAGGAACTGCGTGAGGCGCTGCGTGTATTCGAATCGCGTGAACGCCGCTTTGGCGGAGTGCCGGCGCAAGCCGCAAGCTGA